In Candidatus Vicinibacter proximus, the genomic stretch TTAGTAAGCAAATATCTTGAACTAAACATTTGCCACGCGGACCAACTCAATTTACAATAAATCCTTCAATGTAAACGTAAACTCCAACTTCTTCCCTTCTCTCAATACTTTTAATCGAATTCTCTTTCCCTCCTTGTTGGATAGGCGGCGTTGAATGGTATTGAGGTTCAGATAATCTGCACCAGTACTGTTCAACTTTAGGATGAGATCTCCTTCTTTAATTCCTGCGTTTGCAGCAGGACTATTGTCCACCAAATGGCTGACATAAAAATTTTTAAGTAGAGGACCTCCTGCAAGACATGTAATTCCGGATCTGTCGAATCTCAATTGTGCATTGTAATTTTTAATGGATTTAAAGTATACCACAGAATGATTGTAATCAAAAATTACCCTAAATCGCTCCAGTATCTGGTTACCAATAATTCCTTGTTTTCTGTCCTTCTCACGTTCCATTAACTCCGTATCTTGTTCTTGAAAATAAGTGAGCAATTCCGGAAACTGAAAAGCACAAAAATCAAATGATTTGGTTCTACCTACGTATCCATTAATCAGCCCACCTATTCCGGACCCTAATTTTCCAGGCACCAACTGAGCAGGTAATGTTACATTGGTTTGGTGACCGGTATAAATTAAAAGTGACAATCCTGCCCCTGTATCCACCAGAAGATTCAACTTCACTGCGGTATTGTCCTCCTGGGTTTTCATCTCTACAGTAATATAAGGCTTATTTCTGTACAAATGCATTGAACAGGATTCATATTTTTTCAATTTTTCTTCCTTCAATTTTTCATGCAAGAGGATGATGTGTGAAGAATAATTTATTTCAATGAAGTAATTTTTAAAATGCGCTGCGCTCAGAATCCCATGAATTTCTTCTCCGATAATTTCAGAAACACCTGTTACAGGTTTTTGCAATACGAGCAAGGGAAGGCTTACATCTCCCATTCCCTCGATAAACAAATTAAGTGGTTTGGTGACCCATGCATTCATTTCTTGTTGGAGATCAGATCCCAATACCTTTACTTCACGACTGTAGATATCTTTAAAAATGTCCGTGTACTTACTTTCAAAAAGCAGATGGTGCTCTGCACCGGTATCAAAGATGAGTTTGAGTGGAATTATACCCTCAAGATTAACTTCAAGTATTATAAATGACTGAACATACCGGAAGGGTATGCGAATGGACCTGGCACCAAAAACAGGACCTGAATTGGATAAAAAAAAGCAAAGGCAACAAGTATAAAAGATCGTTTTTTTTACCAAGAGGTTCATTAGTTTCTACAATAACCTCTGACAAGATAAGCAGAGTCCGTTAAATTACAAACAATCTGTCTTGTATATGGTCTTTTTATAGGTATCCTTCGTTTCTAAACCCACAAGGCATAAGGAAGGTCAGTAATTTAACGTATTTGAATTCAAGTCTAATCTTGTACAAATACCTTTGCAAGATAAATTCTGTCGCCGGAATGATACCTGAGCAAATAAAGACCTGGATTCAATTCCGGCAATTTGACCATGATTAATTTCTCCAGTTGGTTAGATGGGATAAAGTTTAATTCAACGGATTGACCGGAAAAATTGTAGAGGTTAAGAAAGTCTTCTCTCTTAGATGCATCAGGAAGGAGAAGATTTATATATTCTTTGGTGGGATTTGGGTAAACCACCATTTCTGATGCTTGATCATTTGGCTCATTTAGGCCGGTGGTGCAATCATTCGCAGAAGCAAAACTTGGCCTGGAAAATATTTTCCATTGTGCACTACACCTCCCAAAAGAATAATCATCCTGTTGTTCTAAATAAACTATAGAATCTACGATGCCGGTAGAATTGCTCAGATAAATTTGTTCTCCGGATTTTGAGAGTTTAAAATTAGCATGAAGCCCCGCACTCATCCCATCCTCATCAGCCCAGACACACAGGTAACTTTTTGGAAGAATGGTAGTATCCGGAAATGGCCATTTGATTAAATTATCAGGTTGATCAGAAAGAAAATTTCCAATCAGGGATATAGACCGATCTGTATTATTATACAATTCAATCCAGTCATCATAATCCCCTCTTTCATCTGACTGGTAGGTTTTGTTGGATGTCATGAATTCATTGATCAGAATTTCACCTGGCAGTATGGTTTCCAGCTTTAACGGTAGGGTATGAAATTCATATTCCGCTCTCGCTGGTGAAAGGCTGGCCAGGTTTGTGTTTTCAGCAAAAATATAATATTGGATTTCATTTGCGTTGGGAGCTTCTAAATGGTTGGCATAAACACCGTCATTTGCCGAACCATCCTCATGTTGACCATCATCAAAAAGCGTTATGGCGGAAAACAGAGATCTCCTCTGGTCTCGGTAATAAAGTACTACATTATTTGCTTGTTCAACCTGAACACTTAAAACAAACATTTTTCGTGGGTCAGGAACATCCGGCTGTGTATTTATTTTACCAATGACAGGTGCAGTCATGCTTAGTTCCGGCGTTGTGTTCAGGTAATTATATCTGGCTTGTGCAAAACTGATAAGTCCCGGATAAATTTTTCCTGATGGTGGGTTGATCTGAAAATCCGATTGAAGATTTGTATTAAAAGCTGCATCCGAAAAAAATTTGTTTTTATCCAAACTCACTGCTTCCCTGATTAAATCCTGAAGTTTAACCCCATGGGATTGATAATAATTGTTTTGTCGTGCCTCATCCATGATCGTACGTAAATGGGCGAGATATCTTTTTTTGTACGAGGGAATGGACAATAATTTGGAGATCAATGGTCTTTCTGCGTTGTTGACATGAAGCAATGGAGAAAGGCTGATCATTTGTTGCAAATTGAGTTGTCCTGAACCGGAATTGGTAAACGCGCCGTAGAATTCATTTAAATCCCACATAATGGGATTAAAACGACCATGTTCATCCTGGTAAATCAAATAATTATGACCTGAACCACTGTAGCTGTCCAGATTGACAAAAAAATTATTTAAAGCCAACATCCACAATGCACGATCTACATCCAGTATAGAAGAGATTCCTGCAGGATTTTGGCTAAGTCCTTTCAAAAATTTAACCAACTCATTCCACCCTGCTTCAGATTCAATTTCATAATTGTTTTGATAGCATGTCGAATCATCGGAAATAAATTTTAATGCTGAACCTGATCCTCCCATTGGACAATTACCCGGTAATTGTTTTTGCTTCTCTACACGATCACATTGAAAATACACACCATCTGAATTGTAAAAATGTTGTTCCAAAAAATCATTACCAGGATCTTGCACATTAGTGTATAATCCGAGGTAAACATCATTTACAAAAACTTTCATGAAATTTGCCTTTGAAGCAGGCATATATTGTCGCACTATTTGGTATCCTAAAGCCTCTCTTAAAAAGCTGGGATCCATGAATCCGTTCGAAAGTTTAATGGTATTTACACCTTCATAGGATTGATCACCATTGATAAAATCTAGCTTAATATTTAACGGATTTTTTACTCTGGTCGGATTGTACGTACTGTTCCCTTTATATCGTATACCTACACTGTCAAATTCAACACCATTAAGATTTACTTTGGTAGCGACCAAACGCAAATCCGGATCCACGGTATGCAAGGAGTCTAGCTTTTTATCCCAATCTAATGTAGGAAAAACAATTCTGATCTCCTGAACTTTCTCCATATCATACAAGGACTGAGCCAATATGAAATTTGAAGTAAAGGCAAGTACGATCAAAAAAATAAAATGTATTTTGATAACAGGATACATACAAAAAAGATTCTTCAAATTTTTCATATTCTATTTGATTGAAAGTTGCAAAACAAACTCAGCCTATCTTACCAATAAGGAAGCATTCCATTATTAAAATGTACTCAAACCAATAAACCTGGTATCGGGGATCAATGAATCAATTGCTTAAGTCCGTATCTTATCAACAGTATTCCACCAACGATCACCAGTAAAACAATATAAAAAGGCATGAAACTTATGGCGTAAATGTGGGTACGATCTAATACCCACATCAAAGTGAGTATGACTCCGATGATCAGAATAAATCCGGTGAGTTTATCGAAGCCGGGAACGTCATCCAGATTTACAAATCTGCGGATGATGGCTATAGTTGCCACCATGGAAAGTATGGGAAAAAACTGAATCATCATTTCAGTATCCATAATGCTTCTTCGTTCCCAAAAGAAAAAATAAATATTAAGGGTCACTGCAAATATTCCCGGAATGCAGATAGCATAAACCAATACAGCAAATAAATAATTCCAGGGACTTCGATAAGAATCGGGTTCGGAAATCCAACCTAATACCAAAGCTATTGCGGGAATACCCAGAAAAAAATAAAGGCTGAAATTTGGATTGGCCTGTATCATGTCAAAAAATTGCTGTAAAGTCATGTGGAGCTATTTATATTTCCAAAAACAATTTCATCGGATCTTCAATTATTTCCTTGACTTTTACCAGAAAACCAACGGAAGAACTTCCGTCGATAACCCGATGATCATAGGACAAAGCAAGATACATCATTGGTCGGATTACTACCTGCCCATTTATAGCCACCGGACGATCCTTGATGGCATGCAAGCCCAATATAGCAGATTGTGGCTCATTGATAATAGGCGTACTCATCAGTGAACCGAAAACGCCCCCATTGGTGATGGTGAAAGTCCCTCCTGTCATCTCCTCCAAACTGAGTTTTCCGCCT encodes the following:
- a CDS encoding CotH kinase family protein; this translates as MKNLKNLFCMYPVIKIHFIFLIVLAFTSNFILAQSLYDMEKVQEIRIVFPTLDWDKKLDSLHTVDPDLRLVATKVNLNGVEFDSVGIRYKGNSTYNPTRVKNPLNIKLDFINGDQSYEGVNTIKLSNGFMDPSFLREALGYQIVRQYMPASKANFMKVFVNDVYLGLYTNVQDPGNDFLEQHFYNSDGVYFQCDRVEKQKQLPGNCPMGGSGSALKFISDDSTCYQNNYEIESEAGWNELVKFLKGLSQNPAGISSILDVDRALWMLALNNFFVNLDSYSGSGHNYLIYQDEHGRFNPIMWDLNEFYGAFTNSGSGQLNLQQMISLSPLLHVNNAERPLISKLLSIPSYKKRYLAHLRTIMDEARQNNYYQSHGVKLQDLIREAVSLDKNKFFSDAAFNTNLQSDFQINPPSGKIYPGLISFAQARYNYLNTTPELSMTAPVIGKINTQPDVPDPRKMFVLSVQVEQANNVVLYYRDQRRSLFSAITLFDDGQHEDGSANDGVYANHLEAPNANEIQYYIFAENTNLASLSPARAEYEFHTLPLKLETILPGEILINEFMTSNKTYQSDERGDYDDWIELYNNTDRSISLIGNFLSDQPDNLIKWPFPDTTILPKSYLCVWADEDGMSAGLHANFKLSKSGEQIYLSNSTGIVDSIVYLEQQDDYSFGRCSAQWKIFSRPSFASANDCTTGLNEPNDQASEMVVYPNPTKEYINLLLPDASKREDFLNLYNFSGQSVELNFIPSNQLEKLIMVKLPELNPGLYLLRYHSGDRIYLAKVFVQD
- a CDS encoding PDZ domain-containing protein, encoding MNLLVKKTIFYTCCLCFFLSNSGPVFGARSIRIPFRYVQSFIILEVNLEGIIPLKLIFDTGAEHHLLFESKYTDIFKDIYSREVKVLGSDLQQEMNAWVTKPLNLFIEGMGDVSLPLLVLQKPVTGVSEIIGEEIHGILSAAHFKNYFIEINYSSHIILLHEKLKEEKLKKYESCSMHLYRNKPYITVEMKTQEDNTAVKLNLLVDTGAGLSLLIYTGHQTNVTLPAQLVPGKLGSGIGGLINGYVGRTKSFDFCAFQFPELLTYFQEQDTELMEREKDRKQGIIGNQILERFRVIFDYNHSVVYFKSIKNYNAQLRFDRSGITCLAGGPLLKNFYVSHLVDNSPAANAGIKEGDLILKLNSTGADYLNLNTIQRRLSNKEGKRIRLKVLREGKKLEFTFTLKDLL